A window of Castanea sativa cultivar Marrone di Chiusa Pesio chromosome 8, ASM4071231v1 genomic DNA:
CAAGTATAATAATTTAGAGGATAAATTACAAACTATTGTCAGAACATAACTAAAAGAATAAAACGATTGGGACACCCATGTTTTTGCTATCAAATTATAAGTCACATAAGAAAAATGATCAAAGAGTTCTTACTTGCCACCAGGCACGCCCTGGCATTGTGAACTGGAAGAAGTTTCGAGCACTACACACAATAGATCGGGTCTTCCCAGGTGCCATTGGCACATTGAAGGAACAAATCCATATTATCCATTTTTGATCACCAACAATTGGAAGCTTTGTGTCTATTTCTATTCTGTAAACAGTCATTGCAAGTATGATTAAGATTCAGATAtgtgcttaaaaaaatttataaaataaaaaataaaaaaaaataaccctACAATACTTTAGCATCTAGGACATGGAAATGGTACCCTGGGGAACTGATTTTAATAAGACAAGACACTATGTCATAGCTTTTAACTTGAAAAGGTATCATAAGTACATAGTTCTCTAGATAGACTTTTCACAGGGTTATATATGCAGGGATAAACAACAGAGTAAAGGAATGCCTGAACCGCATCTTATCTGGATCTCAAACTGAAGGTGCCAGTTTCCTTGGCCACCTAGTCTCTTGAGTCTTACACAAGGCCTAATATCAACTCAATGGCTATCTGCTATTGTGAATCCTTTAGGTCCTAAATGCGTCTAAGAAACATAATTATCTCAAACTTTAATAGCCTCATGACACTTTACACAGGAACTAAAATCAACTCTCTGGCTATCTCCTTCTTTGTAGCCTACAGGTCACAATGGTCATTAATGGTCCTAAATGCATCTAAGAAATATTTTATCTCAAACTTTAAAAGGATGCCTCTATGGATAGTCTTGAGGTATTGAAATTAATGTGTCGAAGAGGGCCTTGTTGCTTAAGCCTCACATATTCTTTTCTCAAATATGTGTTAGTGATGCTTAAAACATATACACTGCAACTAAGAAGCTGTGCTAATCCTGAGCAATCACATACCAGAATCTTAGACATGGGATTTCATTTGTATCATGCaaccaacaaataatataagTAATAAACTAAATGtaccaacaaataatataagTACTAAACTAAATGTAAGATGTATGTAGTCACATTTTAGATGTATGCAGTCACATTTTAGATGTATGCAGCTTTAACAGCTTAAGTGGGAGTGATGAACttacttattaatataataaCATGGTGCAATAAACTTGGCACTGATCTGTGGATTCCCATCATTTGCTCCAGCAAAACCCCAAGGACCACGAGACTCTAACTTGAAAGGCAAAGCCTTGGCTCTGTCTCTCCTTCCTGTAACCTGTAGATTGATTAATCTTATAAGCAATGTGAAAAGTTATCCATTTATCAAATGGTCTTTGGGCCAAATGGAATCTCCACCCATAAGTTTGAGGTGGTGGGTAATGTCAGGGTATCTGACTCCACTTGGGTGTGTAACAGTGAGTAAATTTAccaagtgaaaaaagaaagaaagatgaagaaCGAAATCATTAACTATTAAAACTAGTGCAAACATTTAACATTATTCCTTATCTAACACTACAATATTCCTGTAAACTACATGGCTAAGCAAGTGTTTGCATTTCTATTTCCAAAAACTTATGCACCAAATGTTCAAGAAGAGTAATCTAGTAACAAAAGCAACAGGGCAACATATATACAGATTCAGAAGTCACAGACAGTTAAAACACTAAGCCAATTTCGTTGTAAGCTTCAAGCTTGAAAAAAGTACAGTGTGGTTCTGTCCCACTACattcatcaataatttttttcccaacagCAACagcattgttaaatattattgtttATACTATTTGAGAAAATATGTATCACCATAGTCAGCCACTGAAAAAATGACAAAGCTGTTGGCAATACAATATTTCATTTCACAAGTAAGCATTGCAATCTAACATTTCCCAAGCTACATAAATTAATCACTAATTTATACACAGCTACCAAATAGTAGTTTATTGaactaaaaattgattgttaACAGGTTCAACTATATACCTTGTGATGAGCAAAATCAATGTGGGAAGGATCAGAGACATTCTCCATGAGGGTATCATAGCCATAGAACAGATCACGCTGAATTGTCACCGATGAAAACTCAGGTTTATCAAAGTCATCAGGCAGCCTAGAAAACATcacaagtttttttattaaattatttattacattGCAATGAATTACATCCCACAACTTGTACACATTTCATTATGGCCCCCTATCATTAACTTCAATGATTAAATCAgcataaaaaaacaattttaaacaattaTAGATATAAAGTGAATCAACTCATCAATTACATGGGAGGCTTGGTAGCACGAGCTCTTTCCCAGCCATTCTCATCCGGCCAAACAAAGAGCAGACCTTGAGACTGCATTGTGGGAAACCTGGTAGCGCATGCTCTCGGAGACCGAAGAGCACGAGCTTCAGGACCTTCAGATGAAGCCTGAGGAATCTTAACACAAGATCCACATCCATCAAATGACCAACCATGGTAAGAACACTGCAAGTTGCCAGCTTCATCAATCCGCCCTTCCTACAAACCATGTTAATTAATCAGGATCATGAAAACCCTCCAAGAATCAAATTCCTCACTCAGTTGTAGACAATTcagaagaattaaaaaaatccgTGTATTGATTTTAACATATTCTATTACTTCCAGACCGTAAAAGGCAAGATTTCCTATAGAAACTAAAACaacagaaataaaaaagttCTGAACTTGTGAGACACTAATAACATATATCTTAAGTAAAAAATGTTCTCAATTATCaacaaccaaaacccaaaaaaggtTGAGCTTCAAAAAGTCcccatcttttgttttttgttgttttttttttttttaactttccttttccattttcttaGCAAGAAACAGAACATAAGTACAATTAGCACAAGAATTGGAGCATGAAAAGAAGGGTGTGAGAAAGTTACAGATAAGGGGGCGAGACGGTGGGGGCATTTGTCATCAAAAGCGACCCATTGACTGGAAGAATTGTCAAACCAGAGCACGATATCTCGACCCAGAAGCTGAAATGGGGTTGGGAGCTGAGGGTCCAAATCTTCAATCAAAGAAACTGGGTACCAGTGATCCCTCCAAGAGAACTTGGAAGATGAGCTttcttcaccatcctcatcctcGACTCCATAATCTTGCACATCTTCTTCAGGATTCTGATCCACTGGTGTGGTTGGTGGTGGGGTAGTTGGAGTAGCTACACGTAGAAGAGAAAGATGTGTGGCTCTACTATTTTGTGATTTTCTTGAAAAGTTGAGTCTTGGGGTATTGGTGGATACAAAAGGAAGGGTCTTGAGTGCTTTATTGGTTGGTGAAGCTGATGATAATGCAACAATTGTAGCTGAAGCAGAGGTTGAGAGTAGCAGTGCCATTATTGGGTTGTGTCTATTAGCACTAGTTCACTCCAAGGAtgttttttctttaagctttaACGAGAGAGAGGTTGGTTTGCTTTTTCTCTAGGGGGGTCTAGAGCTTTGCGTGCAAGTTTGAAATGGCTGTGTAACTGTGGGCTGTGTCCGTTTGCGGCTCTTTACTTTCCAGAAGTGAAAGTGAAAGTGAAAGTGAGTTTTGTTTGTGAGAACTGATCTGAAATGATCACTTCACAGTTCACATTGTTGAATGTTTTAAGTGTTTAGGATTTTCTTCTCTGGTTTTGGCTTGTTTGTTTCTCCGTTGATTAATCTCAATAGTCAGTAACACGTGGCCACACCATGAACCACCAGCTTAATGGTAATACCAGGAGGGAAAGTTGTGTGGAGAGCAAATTACAAAAAGGGCCTCTTTTCTTAGAGTGGGTTAAATAATTGTTGAAAATTCATTGGTTTTTTAGTCTTTGCAAGTATAGGTAGGACAATGCTAttgtgagaattgagaaatTGGTTTTGGCAGAATTATCCACGTCCACAATTTTGAGGGACTGACGAGACTAGAAAGCAGTAAAAAGATCAAATAAATGACAAATTGAGTTAGCTTAAGTTTAGTTAGTTTAACTAGTAAATTTTGTCGATTTAATTaatgaataagagatttgatataaaattatcaaagaaGGATGGAATATCTATGTTATGTACTAGGCTTATAGCCGAAGTGGCATACGCGGCAAAGCTGTTGCTGGTTTTTTTTGAAATCGTGCACCAGTTTCTAGTTAGGAATTTTTGTAATAGCTCAATTGGAGACAGATTCCAACCAAAGAAAAAACGAGAGAGAACAAAATTGAATATCGGATTCTTCGCCAAGATTGGCTTTTAGCCAATTCCGTTTTTGACATACCATTGGTGCTAGAGCAAGCTATCTCTTGGCTAACTTAAAAGCAATTTCATACTGTCCTGTGCTTAAAAATGTAGCATTTCAACAGTCAACTCCACGATTTTCTTCAGGCCAAACTTTAGTCTAATGGACAGCATTTTTCTACCTTCTAAACACTATCTCAAatggtgatttgttttgttCAGCTCCACCTGCTATAACTAACACTATATTCATCAGAGAGATGATGGGATTTTTTGCCTCCAAATTTTCCAGTCTTGCATCGTAGCCTCGAGAGGCCGCTGAAAAGTCCAATTTAAAGGTTAATTCAATTCAAATGAGTAAAATTAAACACTTAATTCTTTATTAATTCAGACATGATTCACCTCTCTTAGTGAAGAAACTAAACTCCATGCACAAATTTGACTATGGGTTAATGGAACCCAATGTCCACAGAGAGCTCAACTACAACACCAACCATGGACCAAACCAAATGGTGTGCTCGGTGCTCCACTTGACATCAGAAACAAAACCAACTTCGATTGGTAGctttagcaaaaacaaaaactattttgattTGTAGCATTCTCTGAGCTTCAGAGTGTTGCATGCCACGGAATCAAGGTTCATAGAACATAATTTAATCAAAACCCGAGGGTACCAAAGTTCTGGTGCGGCAAGAAGTTGTACATACTACATGGAGGCAGAACTGAAATAATTTCAATAAGAATAACCCATTTGAGAAAGTCACATCACAACTGACTTTTAGATTTGCTAAATTTGTACGATTAGACTAATCCTCATTCCCACAGGTTCAGTAAAAATATCCACTAGAAACCATTGATGAACTGTTTACATAATTCCCTTCAGTTTTCCAAGGTTTAGTCTCAATTTCacagccacacacacacacacaaacagagagagagagagagtgcatATGCTGCTAACTATGGTGATTAAATCACACATAAGACagatatttatttatacacCAGAAGCCCAACATTTCTTTCTAGCAGGAAAACAGAGCAACATTACAAAATTGAGTGCTCAGACTTGTATTTATCCCTCTTtagaaaaattatgaataagATTCATAGGAATTTGTTGTGTCTAACTGAAGCAGTAAAATCTGTGATGTTCTTGTCACTTTTCACATATCAGTCCCAAGACAAAAGGATATCTCATAATCCCAGTCCGTGCATGTTCAAATAGAATGCTGGATCATGAGAAAAAATCTTAAGCCCACTCATTTAACTGTTATATCAAGCAGACTCCAGAATCCAAACATGACCATCAGTCTGAAAGCCTAACTGATTCAAAAAGATCAACTCAAACAAAATACACATAAATGAGCACATAGTTTACGTACACCAAGAGAAGGTCGTTCACAAAATTAATCACTTCTTTGGGTAAGTTCGATGGTCAGGTCCAACGTCACGTGACCCAGTATTTATATAAGGCCCTCGGAAAGTTGCCTGAGGTGGCAGTGGCTTTGTTGAGTCAATAACAGGCCTTCTTGAGGACCTGTATAATACAAAACATGTTACTCTAACTCTTGCAATCAAATACAACCATCTGCAGTATACACATCATAGAGAGAAATTTACGTACCCCATGTAAAAGGAAAATGCCAAGCCTGCAGCTGCAAAAACTACTAAACCAGTAGCAACAATGGCATTGCGTGCTTTTGTCATTGAGGCCACCAAAGCAAATTAGAAGTATGACCTGAAAAATGGACAAGAAAATATCACTGATAAGCGCCACCTTTTAATGTCAAGGCAACTGTAGCAATTTATCTTAGAACAATTTATCTAAATACCATGCACACACAATCAAATGTTTTTAAACATGATTCAATATTGCCTATTAACCTACAGCCAGTAATCCATGGAGAGAATGAATGACCAAAGTCATCTACCAATTAATGTAACCACCAATCAAAGTTACAAACAATtaaataagaacaaataatGCAACATATAAACATAATTAGGTCTTAAATTAGATCGCATATAATTGCTAGAAAAGGCataatatataacatataagTTATTGCTTATTGGCTCCTCTCTAAAATGCAACCCACAAACAACACACCTTTCAAGATTTTAACTTCTGcgaaaaaaacatttatataaatGTTAGCATTCAAAATGTTATCACAACCATATCTATAGGCTGAGAAGACGGGAAAAACTTAAGACATTCCTAATAATGGCATTCAGTTGCTTCGATTCATAGCTCCAGAATGCCTAACAAGATCTCAATCGTTCCAAAACAACACGCTAATTGTATAGCTCTTAGCAACAAATACATACACAATAGAAAACCCATCTAATCTAAAGACAAAACGAACATAACCAAGATCACATTACTGCAAGAAGACTAATATGCaatcaaaatgataaaaagatCTAAGGATAGCTAATAACATATGGTTGTTTACTTGTTTAAACTatatgagctaaaaaaaattcctataaACATCACAGATTACAACTATCCAAGAAATAAGTTCTTGAAAATGAATTACTCCCCTCTTCACaacaattacaaatttacaactcTATCAAAATATTAGACCAAATCTACAATTACAACAATaagtttgtgaaaaaaaaaaaaaaaaagacaatgacTTTGTTGTTGCTTCAAAGTGGTCTGCTGCAACAATCACCAAAAAGTAGTTTCAAATTTACAAAAGCAAAATGGTAACTTTAACAAACCTTAATCTTTCCGATCAATGTTTAAAACGAGGTTAAGAAAATGGGTCGGCCTAAAATCCTAAACAAGCATTAATTATAGTGAATCGTGTCTTCCATCATCATAATCATTAATTGGGAAATGAAGAAATCTAATAaaccctaaaaagaaaaagagtaaagtGGAGAGCATATTGAATCATCTAATTACAACTTACCTCGTatgagctttttctttttctttttttggtacttCTGTTTCTGACTCGGATTGGCCGACAGGgaaagtattaaaaaaacaaaaacaaaacaaaatcgttaattttacaaaaacaaatgGGAAACATAAATGTTGTCGCAGACTCACGGCCCAGGCTTGCTAGAGGGATCACTGGTTCACAGTGGGTTTTGAATCGGATGGGTCGCACGGCCCACGGTTTGGTAATTTGATtacttaaaaaagaatgataataataaatttttttttatttgatagaaTTATATGAtttgaaataataatattttctggtttactataaaataaaaaaataaaaaaaaaggaaatcaatGAGTTCAAATTTAAccatttatgtgtttttttaaagaaaatttttaaccaTTTACGTAAATTGTTCATGAGTTAATAGAATGATGTTTTGCATGTGGTTTATACTTATATTAGTGGcgattttaagaatttttttcacGGTCATcgttaaaaaattttaattgggtaaaatctaataaaattaaaacttcatatgttgacaaaaaaaaacacgcaaTTATATTACTGGACAGTTTCATTAGTTTTCATTGGTCATCATATTActgtcttctttacttttttgcACTAAGTAATATGATTGCATGAGTTTAACCTAAATCTAAAATATCAACCTAATTTACTGCTTAGTTAATTGATTAGGTTAAACAAATCTAAGTGTATagggctctctctctctctctctctctctctctctctctctctctctctctctctctctctctctctctctgtgtgtgtgtgtgcgcgcgcgcgcgcgtgtgtgtgtaagttttgatcattttttagtttctaatagGTCTCATGTGACTAGTCTATTAATATATTCACGACAGACTAAATTAAGTACTAATCTCCATCAATGACAATCTATTATATGTTATATGTctaatatttatgtattttgagatttgattaCTTTAGCCAAAGGCCTTGTAACTGCATTGGCACTTctcatgcacaaagtgcttaggGGTCTAAGAGGGGAAAGGGTTCGACCTATAgggttagcagcatattgtaattatctctaaaaaaaattgattactttATGAGAAAAAACAATGTGTACACCATGCTGCAATTGATGAat
This region includes:
- the LOC142607302 gene encoding pheophorbide a oxygenase, chloroplastic, with amino-acid sequence MALLLSTSASATIVALSSASPTNKALKTLPFVSTNTPRLNFSRKSQNSRATHLSLLRVATPTTPPPTTPVDQNPEEDVQDYGVEDEDGEESSSSKFSWRDHWYPVSLIEDLDPQLPTPFQLLGRDIVLWFDNSSSQWVAFDDKCPHRLAPLSEGRIDEAGNLQCSYHGWSFDGCGSCVKIPQASSEGPEARALRSPRACATRFPTMQSQGLLFVWPDENGWERARATKPPMLPDDFDKPEFSSVTIQRDLFYGYDTLMENVSDPSHIDFAHHKVTGRRDRAKALPFKLESRGPWGFAGANDGNPQISAKFIAPCYYINKIEIDTKLPIVGDQKWIIWICSFNVPMAPGKTRSIVCSARNFFQFTMPGRAWWQVVPRWHEHWTSNKVYDGDMIVLQGQEKVFLSKTLEGSADVNKQYTNITFTPTQADRFVLAFRNWLRRHGNSQPEWFGKSNQLPLPSTVLSKRQMLDRFEQHTLKCSSCKEAYTAFQALQKFLIGATVICCATAGIPLEINLRIFLAGIALLSAGLAFALHELQKNFVFVDYVHAEID
- the LOC142607303 gene encoding uncharacterized protein LOC142607303 — its product is MTKARNAIVATGLVVFAAAGLAFSFYMGSSRRPVIDSTKPLPPQATFRGPYINTGSRDVGPDHRTYPKK